The Stigmatopora argus isolate UIUO_Sarg chromosome 1, RoL_Sarg_1.0, whole genome shotgun sequence genome segment CACAAGCTCCTCCCAGCAGGTCGGCTATGACCGCCTAATTTTTCAGCCACTTACACTTTGGGTCAGTTAGCGAATGACTTGGCATCGTTCAAGTTCGGCTTTTGGGTGAGGACTTTACATATGAACATACAATATTTACAGTAGAAAatgtgtcaatatttttttatgtcttttttttacagaaaggaTTAGCAAAGATAAAATACTGGAATATTATCTGTATGTATAGTACTACATAATGTATTTGTCATTCCAGAATTTGAGCTGAGGTGAACATGAAGTTCTCTGTTAGCATCTTTCTGCTAAGCTGCTTCACTCTGCTGAGACTTGGTATGTTACATCTTCCGTTTTTTGATTGTATCgatgcatttttaaattataccGTTTAGTGATGAGTGAtgggttgcaaaaaaaaaacacctccagGTACAAAAATACTCCTATTTTTGCATtgtatgtattgtttttttttttctgatcacTCATGCTGTAAAATGTTTGATAATTATGTTTCAGGCTCAGCAATTCGCTGTTACAGCTGTAAAGATTACACAGCCAGTTGCTCCAAACAACGAGACTGTAGCTATGACGACGCCTGTCTGACGCTCACTGAAAGAGGTGCTGTTCTtatgacaattttaaaaattattttcatgttGCATTTGCTCTTGAGTGTAGATTTTCATTAGCAGCCATTGTGTTTTATTGCCAATTCCGATTTCCCAGCAGCTGATACCTGTTGTTGCACATAAATTCCTCTGGTGTTCTGCCATGACACTTTTGCTTTCAAATGTTGGCACCCAAATTGTATAATTACTTGATTTTTAGGActccatgttaaaaaaaagtgcgaaCAATCATTGCTTTTGTTGACGCAGTaacaagcagacaaacaaaaattgcTTGGTAAAAGTCGACTTCTGACTCTTTTACTTCAGTAAAAGTACAGACTCGAGTAACTATTTTTTACTGTCAAATGAGACATCTGggaacaaagtttttttttgtctaaaccTGTATTATGATCATATTGCACTaagaaccccccaaaaatttaatAAACTATCAACAGGTGCTTTGTTAAGAAAGGTGAACCTACAAGTCAAATAtctgttttttattatattagCTGGTTGGTTTTAAGAAACTTAAAAACGCAATGAACCGTTCTTTTGCTTCTATTCTTTTGATCATGGAAGGTGAATATCCTGCCTCTCTATaatattcatgttttcattGATGCTCGCAAGTTACATTTCTCCATATTGCTGTTTCCCTATTTTTTCCGCCCTAAAAGTACATTGATCTAGAAGCAAGGTGATTTCGACAAAGTAAGATTTAAAAGCAAATGTTAGCAAATGTCCTGGTAATTCTTCAAGACTAAATAGAATATAATTTTGTTTAATAATGTACCGTTTGATGAGAGTTTCCCCCGGTTCTTtgggaaatgttatttttgtttttattttttaggtgggATGACCTTCCGCCAGTGCCTCAAGTATTCAGACTGCGAGTACAGCCGACTGGGACAGATGTTTCCACAGGTAAAACACTAAGTTATTGGagtaaaaagcacattttctgaAAGAATTGATCTTTTTCTTCCTAGGTCTCCAGTTTTACGTTCAAGTGCTGCAACTCCGATTTGTGTAACTCCGCCCATTCTGCAGTAGCGAGCTCCCTGATTGGTGTTCTAGCATCAGTTGCCGCCACGTGGTGGGTGACCCACTAAAACCACCTATTTGATGACTGATCCCAGCTTCTGCCATTGGTGCCAACGCGGAGCTGGTTATTGGTCGGACAGGTGACTTTGTGGCGTAAAATCTCACGGATATTTGCAGAATTTTAATATGGTCCCAATTAGTATATTTTATATAAAGCTGTGTCATTAATGTTAAACActgacccaaaaaaatagcaTGTCAGGATTTGTTTCACGGACGTACTGTCGATTAGTAACATACCACTAGTGAATTTACATGAATACAGGACGGAGAGTAGGCACTTTAACTTTgaacgcacacacgcacatatatatatctatgtatatatgtaactACATCAAAATCACCGTGCGATATGGTTTTTAGGTCATAGAAAGATAAGAAACCAAATTGCTTTTCCTTTGTGTAAACAGACTGATTTTTGAAAGAACagcttgatttttctttttaggaaAGTGCAGCTTTAATAATTTCCTTTTAAGGAAGTGATGCATAAAAGTGTAACAGTTTATTATATTGTCAAATATATAATGCTGGCTTATTAGGCTGTTTAATGCCGCAGGAAGTTGCGTTTGTACTGCGTTACCATTTGAGCCAGAAGCTGAGCTGTGCTACGTTTGTTCATACTGTGCAACTATT includes the following:
- the LOC144078082 gene encoding CD59 glycoprotein-like, with translation MKFSVSIFLLSCFTLLRLGSAIRCYSCKDYTASCSKQRDCSYDDACLTLTERGGMTFRQCLKYSDCEYSRLGQMFPQVSSFTFKCCNSDLCNSAHSAVASSLIGVLASVAATWWVTH